The Nycticebus coucang isolate mNycCou1 chromosome 8, mNycCou1.pri, whole genome shotgun sequence genome has a window encoding:
- the P2RY14 gene encoding P2Y purinoceptor 14 isoform X2 → MMNSTTTKPLEETCSRNTLITQQIIPGLYFVVFIAGILLNGVSGWVFFYVPSSKSFIVYLKNIVVADFLMGLTFPFKILADSGLGPWQLTVFVCRVSAVLFYINMYVSIVFFGFISFDRYYKIVKPLSTSFIQSVNYSKFLSVTIWVLMLLLAVPNIILTNQSVKDVTRIKCMELKNALGQKWHKASNYVCVSIFWIVFLLLIIFYTAITRKIFKSHLKSRKNSISVKKKSSRNIFSIVFVFFVCFVPYHIARIPYTKSQTEAHYSCQTKEILLYVKEFTLLLSAANVCLDPIIYFFLCQPFREILCKKLHIPLKTQNGLDTSKTKRGNTTYESTDTL, encoded by the coding sequence ATGATGAATTCAACCACCACAAAACCTCTAGAAGAGACCTGCTCCCGGAATACCCTGATCACCCAGCAAATCATTCCCGGGCTGTACTTCGTGGTTTTCATTGCAGGCATCCTCCTCAATGGAGTGTCAGGATGGGTGTTCTTCTATGTGCCCAGCTCTAAGAGTTTCATCGTCTATCTCAAGAACATTGTTGTTGCAGACTTTCTGATGGGCTTGACGTTTCCTTTCAAGATCCTTGCCGACTCTGGCTTGGGCCCCTGGCAGCTGACCGTGTTTGTGTGCAGGGTTTCGGCCGTGCTCTTCTACATTAACATGTACGTCAGCATCGTGTTCTTTGGGTTCATCAGCTTTGACAGATACTATAAAATCGTAAAGCCCCTTTCAACATCGTTCATCCAGTCTGTGAATTACAGCAAATTCCTGTCAGTGACAATATGGGTGCTCATGCTTCTGCTTGCTGTCCCGAACATTATCCTGACCAACCAGAGTGTTAAGGACGTTACACGCATAAAATGCATGGAACTGAAGAATGCACTGGGGCAGAAGTGGCACAAAGCATCCAACTACGTCTGCGTGAGCATTTTCTGGATTGTGTTTCTTTTGCTAATCATTTTCTACACTGCTATCACGAGGAAAATCTTTAAATCCCACCTTAAGTCCAGGAAGAATTCCATTTCCGTCAAAAAGAAGTCGAGTCGCAATATATTCAGCATCGTGTTTgtgttttttgtctgttttgtacCTTACCACATTGCCAGGATCCCCTACACAAAGAGTCAAACGGAAGCTCATTacagctgccagacaaaagaaatcttGCTCTACGTGAAAGAATTCACTCTGCTACTATCTGCTGCAAATGTATGTCTGGACcccattatttatttcttcctatgcCAACCATTCAGGGAAATCTTATGTAAGAAATTGCATATTCCATTAAAAACTCAGAATGGCTTAGACACTTCTAAAACCAAAAGAGGAAATACAACATATGAAAGCACAGATACTTTGTGA
- the P2RY14 gene encoding P2Y purinoceptor 14 isoform X1 has product MLHAWVTATDLRVLAVRSYKMMNSTTTKPLEETCSRNTLITQQIIPGLYFVVFIAGILLNGVSGWVFFYVPSSKSFIVYLKNIVVADFLMGLTFPFKILADSGLGPWQLTVFVCRVSAVLFYINMYVSIVFFGFISFDRYYKIVKPLSTSFIQSVNYSKFLSVTIWVLMLLLAVPNIILTNQSVKDVTRIKCMELKNALGQKWHKASNYVCVSIFWIVFLLLIIFYTAITRKIFKSHLKSRKNSISVKKKSSRNIFSIVFVFFVCFVPYHIARIPYTKSQTEAHYSCQTKEILLYVKEFTLLLSAANVCLDPIIYFFLCQPFREILCKKLHIPLKTQNGLDTSKTKRGNTTYESTDTL; this is encoded by the coding sequence GTCCTTGCTGTCAGAAGTTACAAGATGATGAATTCAACCACCACAAAACCTCTAGAAGAGACCTGCTCCCGGAATACCCTGATCACCCAGCAAATCATTCCCGGGCTGTACTTCGTGGTTTTCATTGCAGGCATCCTCCTCAATGGAGTGTCAGGATGGGTGTTCTTCTATGTGCCCAGCTCTAAGAGTTTCATCGTCTATCTCAAGAACATTGTTGTTGCAGACTTTCTGATGGGCTTGACGTTTCCTTTCAAGATCCTTGCCGACTCTGGCTTGGGCCCCTGGCAGCTGACCGTGTTTGTGTGCAGGGTTTCGGCCGTGCTCTTCTACATTAACATGTACGTCAGCATCGTGTTCTTTGGGTTCATCAGCTTTGACAGATACTATAAAATCGTAAAGCCCCTTTCAACATCGTTCATCCAGTCTGTGAATTACAGCAAATTCCTGTCAGTGACAATATGGGTGCTCATGCTTCTGCTTGCTGTCCCGAACATTATCCTGACCAACCAGAGTGTTAAGGACGTTACACGCATAAAATGCATGGAACTGAAGAATGCACTGGGGCAGAAGTGGCACAAAGCATCCAACTACGTCTGCGTGAGCATTTTCTGGATTGTGTTTCTTTTGCTAATCATTTTCTACACTGCTATCACGAGGAAAATCTTTAAATCCCACCTTAAGTCCAGGAAGAATTCCATTTCCGTCAAAAAGAAGTCGAGTCGCAATATATTCAGCATCGTGTTTgtgttttttgtctgttttgtacCTTACCACATTGCCAGGATCCCCTACACAAAGAGTCAAACGGAAGCTCATTacagctgccagacaaaagaaatcttGCTCTACGTGAAAGAATTCACTCTGCTACTATCTGCTGCAAATGTATGTCTGGACcccattatttatttcttcctatgcCAACCATTCAGGGAAATCTTATGTAAGAAATTGCATATTCCATTAAAAACTCAGAATGGCTTAGACACTTCTAAAACCAAAAGAGGAAATACAACATATGAAAGCACAGATACTTTGTGA